The Terriglobus sp. TAA 43 sequence TGACGACGACCACAAACCCGTCAACGACACCGCGACGATCCATTACACCTGCGCGGTTGACGGCGTACAGATCGTCTCCGACAGCGAGTCCGGCCAACACTACACGGACACATCACCCAAGGTGAAGTACATCCTTCCCATCGAAGGCGCACGCGCACGCGGCGAGTGGAATGAGGTGGAACGCCTCGCGCAACTCTCCATCGTAGCCGCGCCCAAGTGCTATCGACCCTACTTCAGCCACGCGCAGTACCTCATGCACCAGTGCAAGCTGCCCGAGGCAAAGGTAGCCCTGGAAGACTTCCTCCAGAAGGCCGAACACGCGCCAGGATATGAGCAGTATGTGACCGTAGCGAAGAGCGCCATGGAGACGATCGATAGCGGCCGCGATCCAACAGGCTGCACTGCACCGCCGAAGTAGGACGGACTTACTTCCGCCGCAGCTCCACAATGGCAAACGCCATCACAGCCAGCGACCCCAGCGCAATCACCAGCATCACCGCGGTGCGCACTCCTGCACTTACCCGCAGCACAGGCGCTGGCGTCTGCGGCATCTGGTAAGACGGGTTGGCCGCCATCGGCCCCATCGCAGCCAGCAGAGGTTGCGCGCTGGGCCGGAAGCGTAGCGCATAGTCATAACGCGGTGGAACCGCCGTCGCATCACCCAGCAGCATATGCACCGCTGACATGGACCGTGGCTGGTAGCAGATCTCCCTCCGCCGCATCTCCAGCACAATGGCCTGCGGCGCGCCGCCATGATCCACCACGTGCACCAGTATGTCCGCAGGCTCCTGCAGGTTAGCCCCAATGGTGAACGGCACAACCGGATGGTCTGCAGTCAGCACCGCACGCAGCTCCTCCGCCTGTCCCAGGTTCATGCGGGCCGACGCACGTAACTCCACCTTTGCCTCCGCCTTGGGCGCAGGTACGATCCGCACACGTTCCACCGGCACATGCGCGGAGAGCAGGGTCTCGTTGTAGTAGGTATCGGGCACATCTCCCATCTGCAGTCCAGCGACACCCGCCGCAGGTTGCGGCAGTAGCCGTATGGTCTGCACCGGCTCATACAGGGCGCGGTCGTCCGTAGGTGGCGCGGCAGCATCACCCACGCGGGTGTCGAAGCTCACATCCATGGCATACGGCAGTTCCTGCCCATCCTGCACCAGCCGCACATCCCGCAACCCCGGCGCGGCATGGGCATACAGGTCGGCGTCCACTACCACGCACTGCTCCGCCATGGGAGTAGCAGCAGGCGGCAACAGCACCCTCTGCCACCGCGCAGCCGTCCCATCCACCGGGCTTGACACGGACGCCTCGGGAGCAGCCCCATCCTGCGCCGTCACCCCTACCGCCCCCATCACAGCCACGGAAGCAAAAGCAATGAAAGCAAAGGAACCGGCAATGGCAACGGAAAACTTCATCACACTCGATTCAGCCGATTGTAGAACCCTGTACAGTGCTTGCATGGAACGCCTTCTCCTGATTGACGACGACGAGACCACTCGGGAAGTGCTGACGCTCCTACTCACCGCCGAAGGATGGGTTGTAACCGAAGCCGCCAGCGGCGAGGAAGCCCTGGCAATGGCGCCGTCAATCGCACCCGAAGTCATCCTCAGCGACCTCCAGATGCCCGGTATAAGCGGGGAGGAACTAGCCTCCCATCTGCGCTCCGCCTGTCCCAACAAGCCCATGCTGCTGGCCATGACCGCCACACCCAAGGGCAACGTCCCAGGCTACGACGGCATCCTGACCAAGCCCTTCGCCCCCTCCGAAGTCCGCCGTATCTCCAAGCCCCCAACTACTCTGGAACAGGACCAGACCATCGACCCGACCACCTTCCAGCGCATCCGGAGGGCCATGACCATGCCCCAGCTCCGTGCCCTCTACGACTTCGCCCTCACCGACGCGGAGCAGCGGGTACACCGTATGGAGGCCGCCGCCACCGCCGACGACCCCACCACC is a genomic window containing:
- a CDS encoding response regulator, with the translated sequence MATENFITLDSADCRTLYSACMERLLLIDDDETTREVLTLLLTAEGWVVTEAASGEEALAMAPSIAPEVILSDLQMPGISGEELASHLRSACPNKPMLLAMTATPKGNVPGYDGILTKPFAPSEVRRISKPPTTLEQDQTIDPTTFQRIRRAMTMPQLRALYDFALTDAEQRVHRMEAAATADDPTTLHNEAHAMKGSCGMIGATRLRTLASTLEDVGLASSMPPPVFPEFLREINHIRRMLDELLLREF